GGCCAGACCGAGCACGGAGCCGACCCTCGGCTCCCGCTCCAGGGCGCGGACCAGACTCGTGCCGACGTTCCCGGTGGCGCCGGTGACGACGACCCGCAGGCGATCGCTCGGGTTCATGACCTGACCCTCCGACCTTCCCGACCCCGGCCTTCCCCTCATCTCGACCTTCCGCCCTCGGCGCCGCCCGCGCACGCGGGGAGGAGGGCCCGGTCACGGAGCGTCGCGCCGCGGGTCGCGTCGGTGAGGATGTGCCCCGAGGATGGTGGGGTCGGGGGGCCAGGGCGTACCAGGAGGAACGGATGCTGCTCCCCGACCGCAACACGATCGACCGGCTGCTGCGGAGCTACCGCGCCCAGGAACGGAAGGTCCTGTCCCGGCCGTGCGACCCCGCGGTCCGCCGACGGCTGGAGGACACCTCGTACACCCTCTGCGTCCTCATGGGGGTCCGGAGCGCCCACGAGGCGGTCCACGCCGCCGAGCACTACCTCGCCACGCCCCGGCCGGCCGTCGCCGCCATGGCCCCGGGAGCCGCCGGACGGCACGCGCGGGGCCCGGTGGGCGCAGACTAGGGAGGGTGGGCGACCACGGCCCGGGCACGCCGGCCGGACGTGCTGCGCCGCCCGCCTGGAGGTGTCGGCGATGGACGAGGCACGGCTCTCGCCGCGGGAGCGGCGCATCCTGGCCGAGATCGAACAGGGCCTGGGCGCGGACCGGTCCCTGGCCCGGGGCCTTCGCTCCGGGCGGCCGCGGCACCGGCCGCGGATCCGCCTCCTGGGCGGACGGGCCACCCTCCTCCTCGGCGCGGTGGCGCTCGGCCTCTTCGTGGCCGCCGTCGCCACCGAGTCGCCCCCGCTGATCTGGGCCTTCGCCGTGGTGTGGGTGGTGACGCTGGTGTGCGGGCTCCGGCTGCTGCTGCGCTGGTCCCGGCGCCACCTGACGGGAGCGGAGCGGCCCCGCCCGGACGAGCCGGACCGCTGAGGCGCACCCCTCAGTTCCCGCGCGCCCCGAACCGCCGCCAGAGCCACAGGGAGAGCGCCGCGCCGAGCGCCGCACCCACCAGCGCCAGCGGGAGCCCGGCCGTCCTGCCCGACGGGGCGGCCTCCCGCCGCGGCGCGCCGCCGACCGCCCCGACCGGGCGGGCCGGGCCGGCCGGCGCCGCCGCGGGAGCGACCTCCGGACCCGCCCGGTCCACCTGCCGCGCGGCGGCGTGCACGGTGCCCGCCGCCTCCTTCCGGACCGCCTTCGCGGGCTTCAGGGAACCCACCGGCCGCACCCGCCCCGCCGCCTCGAAGCCCCAGTCGAGCAGCTCCCGGGCCTCCTCGTACACGGCGAACCCGCCGCCGCCCTGCGGGTTCATCACCGACACGACCAGCGTGCGGGCCCCGCGTCGCGCGCCCACCACCAGGGTGTTCCCGGCGCCGCTCGTGTAGCCGTTCTTGATGCCGATGAGCCCCGGGTAGCGCGCCACCCCGTCCGCGCCGGTGAGCAGGCGGTTGGTGTTGGCGATGCCGTACGACCAGGATCCGGCCGGGAAGTCCGCGTAACGGGTCGAGCAGTAGCGGGTGAACTGCGGGTCCTGCAGGCCCGCGCGCCCGAAGACCGCCAGGTCGTACGCGGAGGACACCTGGCCCGGCGCGTCGTAGCCGTCCGGCGAGACCACGTGGGTGTCGCGGGCGCCCAAGGCGCGCGCCTTCTCCTGCATCTGCCGGGTCATCGACTCCCAGCCGCCGTTCATCGCGGCCAGGACGTGCACCGCGTCGTTGCCGGAGCTGAGGAAGACGCCGTTCCACAGGTCCGACACCTTGTACGTGTAGCCCTCCTTCACCCCGACGAGGCTGCTCCCCTCCCCGATGCCGGTCAGCTCCTCGTCCTTGACGGTGTGCCGCTCGCCCCCGTCGTGCCGCGGCAGCGCGGTCAGCGCGAACAGGGTCTTCAGGGTGCTCGCCGGCGGCAGCGGCCGGTGCGCGTCGCGGGCCGCGAGCACCTCGCCGGTGGTCGCGTCGGCCACCACCCACGAGAGGGCCGACACCGAGGGCAGACCGGGCGCGCCCCGCAGCGCCTCCACCTGCGTGCCGGAACGGTCGAGCCGGGCGGGATCGACGAACGACCGCACCGGAGGGGTGGGCTCGGCGACGGAGGAGGCCGAGGCCGTGGGGACCGGCAGGACGAGCAGCAGCACCGCGGCACCGGCGGCGGCATGACGAACAGCTGGCATGACGATCATTCAGCCACCCTAGGAACGCGCCGCGGAGCCCGCAGGGCGGAGTGCGCCGACCGGCGTAGCGGCTCTGCCGGAGGGTGGGCGCGTCGCCCCCGGCGGGGCCGGGGGCGCGGGTGCCGTCCGGGCTGTCGGTGGCGCAGGGCATGCTGGTGACGTGTCCTCATTCCCGAACCAGAGCAGGCCCGTTGCCCCGCCGGGCTCCGACGGCCCCGCCCCCGCCGAGCACATGATCGTCTGCGGCGACGACGTGCTGGCCCACCGTCTCGCGGCCGAGCTGCACGAGATGTACGGGGAGCGCGTCACCCTGCTCGTCCCCGCGCC
Above is a genomic segment from Streptomyces showdoensis containing:
- a CDS encoding DUF3040 domain-containing protein: MDEARLSPRERRILAEIEQGLGADRSLARGLRSGRPRHRPRIRLLGGRATLLLGAVALGLFVAAVATESPPLIWAFAVVWVVTLVCGLRLLLRWSRRHLTGAERPRPDEPDR
- a CDS encoding DUF5133 domain-containing protein, which translates into the protein MLLPDRNTIDRLLRSYRAQERKVLSRPCDPAVRRRLEDTSYTLCVLMGVRSAHEAVHAAEHYLATPRPAVAAMAPGAAGRHARGPVGAD
- a CDS encoding D-alanyl-D-alanine carboxypeptidase family protein → MIVMPAVRHAAAGAAVLLLVLPVPTASASSVAEPTPPVRSFVDPARLDRSGTQVEALRGAPGLPSVSALSWVVADATTGEVLAARDAHRPLPPASTLKTLFALTALPRHDGGERHTVKDEELTGIGEGSSLVGVKEGYTYKVSDLWNGVFLSSGNDAVHVLAAMNGGWESMTRQMQEKARALGARDTHVVSPDGYDAPGQVSSAYDLAVFGRAGLQDPQFTRYCSTRYADFPAGSWSYGIANTNRLLTGADGVARYPGLIGIKNGYTSGAGNTLVVGARRGARTLVVSVMNPQGGGGFAVYEEARELLDWGFEAAGRVRPVGSLKPAKAVRKEAAGTVHAAARQVDRAGPEVAPAAAPAGPARPVGAVGGAPRREAAPSGRTAGLPLALVGAALGAALSLWLWRRFGARGN